The genomic region CTACTGCCACCCCCGTGGCACTGACCGCACCTGCAATCGGTTGATAGTCAACAGCCCAGCTACGGCTGGGAAATAACGGAATCCCAAAAGCTCCCTCTCACCAGGGGGCTTTTTTATTGGCTGGGTGCCCTACCTCGATCTATCACCAGCCACGATGGGACAAGCTCTTACTCTCGCCGTGCTTTTGAATCCCTTCTGCTTGTTCACTACAGCCCAGGTATGGGCTCTTAAAGGCACCGTGCTGTTGCTGCTCACCCTGCTGATCAAGGCCAGAATTCAAATAGTGGCTGGTTCGGCGCTCGGGATCTTCCTGCTGCTGCTCCAGACCCTGGTGTTTCTGGCAGTCGGCGGGGGGCTACTCCTGGCGGGCGGTGGCGCTGCGTTTGTCGCCACACAGCGACGTCGGTCCGCACAAGCCTGATCGCCATCCATAGCGGTTTAAGTCTCCCCGGCGACGGAGCCGGTGATGCAGCAGTTGCTCGCGGCTGAGGATGGCGTGGTGCGCACAGCCACGGCGGCCCTGGCCCAACTGAACGCGCCGGTAGGGTGACGCCATTAATGGTGTGTTTATGGGCTGGAGCCAACTCACGGTGATCAACACCGCCAAGGCGCTCACGATCGTGCTGCTGCTGGCGCTGGCGGCCGTGATCGGGGTGCAGGACATGCGCCAGGTGCTCTATCTCAGCCTGCACATCAGCTACTGCCTCTGGTGGCTGCTGGAGCAGTGGCTGTTTCCCGAGCGAGCCCGCCAACTGTTCAACGAGCGCGTAGGGGTGGTGAGCTTTGGCTTCGCCCTGCTTTTCATAGGCGTGCTCTACAGCCTGCCGGGGCTGCTGGCCTTTCTCAATCCCGTGCCTATATCCCAGGCCGCCGTGGCCCTGGCACTGGTGCTATTCAGCTTCGGCAGCCTGATCAACGCCAGCGCCGATGCCCAGAAAACCACCGCCAAGGCGATGGGGGCTGGCCTGGTGAGCGATGGCATCTGGCGGCGCGTGCGCCATGTGAACTACCTGGGCGATCTGCTGCGCTACCTGAGCTTCGCGGTGGTGGCTGGCAACATCTGGGCCTACCTGGTGCCGGCTCTGGTGCTGCTGATCTACCTGCAGCGCATCGGCCAGAAGGAAAAGCAGATGGCAGCGAAATACCCGGAATTCAGCGTCTGGCAGCAGCGCAGCTCCCGGCTGCTGCCAGGCATCTGGTGAGCTCAGGGACCAGCAGACCCCGGCTCTCAGCAGACCTGCCCTGCGTGCCCGTAATGCCCTTGTGCTGTGGACGCAGCAGAGTTTCAGGACTCGTCTAGCAGGCTCAGCGCTTCCATCACCTGAAGGCGGATGCCGCCCAGCCGGGTCCAGGCCCGTACAGCATCCTTTCTGCTCTGGTAGGGGCGCCAGTCGTCCTCAGCGATACGGCGCTGGAAATGGGCTGCCACACGCAGGGCAACGGCGACATCGCTTCGCCTTGCCAATCGCAGCGTTGTACTCCCGATCACCACATCAGCAGGCATGGCGTTGGGGAGTAATCAGGAACTGGCCAGGCTCATTCTCTGCCCTTCCCAGCCCCTCTCGGGCCAGGATCGAGAAGCAGCCTCTGGTCCGTTCACCAGAACCTGCATCGCCACCGCAGTGATCAATAGACCCATCAGGCGCTGCAACACCTGCCGGATCAACCGCCAAGGCACTTCCAGGCAGTTGATCACCGCTACACGACTGACACGCCTCAGTAGGGAAGCGCTTACGGCGTCGACTTGGCCTACAAAATTGAGCCATCCCACCTCCAAGGTGGACAGGCTTATGTCGATGGCGGGGTGATGCCCAGAGCTTGGGCGCCAAAGTGCCGCGTCATGTCGGTCTGCAGATGCCAAGCCGTCAGCAACGTTTTGGCGATGCGCCTGAGCTCGTCCACGTCGTTGCAGGCATCGATGGCTCTTGCCTGGGTCTCAACAACGAACTGGCGACTGAGGTCACAATCCAGCATGGCCTTGATGCAATGTTTCGAAACGTTAAGCAGTGGCAATGCCAGGCGCGGCCGGTTTCCCGCATGATTCCAATTCCTGTGTCGCAGGCTTCACCCATGCCACCGGGCTACCAGAGGGCAGCAGCCGCCTGAGCTGGCGCGCCTATTGGCAACGTGGACGCCGGCAGATCAGAAAACAAATCCTGCGACTTGAGGATGGCAGACAAATTGAGTTGAGTCTCCAAAAGGCAGGCATGCCCACTATCCGGAAGCTGAACGATTGTGGTGTCTGGAAGAAAGCGTGCCAATCGCTTCGCTTCGCGTTGAGAAGGCAGGAGTCGATCCGCTTCTGAGGCCAGGATTAAAACAGGCTGACGTACGCGATCCAGGGGCAGATCCTCCAGGTGGAACTGACTAAGCAATGCCAATCTCCAGGCAGCGCTTTGAGGCCTCACAGCCTGCATGGCGGCCAGCAGCTGATGCCGCCTGGGCCTGCTGACCCGATGGGATGCAATCAGCAGATTGCACAAACTGAAGGTGGAGAGCTGGTAAATCGGTTCCGGCAGCAGCTGAGTCAAAGAGCTGCAGGCACCGATCCAGGGTTGACGCTGAGCTGAGGAGGCGGGATTGATCAGAATCAGTTGGTCACACAGCTTCGGAAAGCGTGTGATCAATCTCAACGCCAAACAACCACCAAATGATTCACCACAAACTGTGGTCTTTCGCCCAGGATGCCGTTGCTGCTCCATCTGGATCAGTGCGGCGACATGCTCAGTCAATTCTTCCCATCCTCTGAGGTCGTCTGGAGGAATAGACAAGCAGCGAATGTCAAAGCCAGTGCTGAGTCCAGCAACCTGTGGTTGCAGCAGCGCACCACTGCCGTCCATGCCCGGCAAAAAGACAAACAGCGGTCGTGATGCCGTTACAGGTGTACAAGCAAGGAGCCGCAAAGACTTCGGGGTAGCGATCATGATCAAGGAGTACTAATAAGCATCAGCGGGCCAACAATTCAGCGATCTGACTCCAACAGGCTTGGGTGAGCTCTCGAGCTGTAGTAGCTCCGCCGCTACCTCGATACCGAGATTTCCAACTCTCGTCGATCAGCAGAGGATGGCCAAAGAGAACATCAACATGCCGATAGAGGATTGCAGAATGCCAGCCATCGCCTTGAAACAGTGCTTCTGATGGATCAAAGCGCCGAAACAAGGCAAGCGGAGCAAGCTTTCCCCGTTTTTCCTCCCTTGAAGCAATAGCAATCGGCAGGATCGCAAGGCCATCCACCGGCACCCTCAGGGCTAAATGGGCAAAACCCCTGTAGAACGGGCTGAGCTGCTGAGGGGCGTTGACCTTCACCATCGGGTCCGCACCCTCAGGAAACACGCCCACTACCTGATTGGCTTGCAGAAACCCGGCCGACTGCCGGAAGAACGATGCCTGCCTTCTCTGATCTGCCTCGAGCGGAAAGGCGCCCATCAAGGCAATTGCCTGCTGCAGTAGCGGCACTTGACTCATGTAATAGTGACAGGCGAATCGCACAGGGCGGCCAATCGCCTTCATCAGCACGGGAGCATCAAGCAGGCTGCGATGGTTGCTGACAATAAGAAGTTTGCTTTTGGCAGGTATTCTCTCAAGATTGTGCAACGAAACTGATACTCCAGCGGCATCCAGCAGGCTGCGAGACAGTTGCAAAGGGATGGGTTGATTCATACTTGCTGCTTGCCACTCACGAAAATGTTGACCGAGTGTCTATACTGCAACTCCCCTTTTCAAGAACAATTCATATATCTGTACTGCAAATAGTCTTTAAATAAAAGCGCCCAGTGCGAGCCTCGATCCTGGCGGTTAGCCGCACAATTGTGTCGCTTGGATTTAAGCGCTGATGGGCGGGCGATCCAGTCGGAGCAACTGGAAACGCCCCTCCCCTCGACTTGTCGTCAGGCAGCCAGGGCCAGGGAGGATCGGCGCCTTGGTCCGAACGGCTCGGTCAACTCGTT from Cyanobium sp. Tous-M-B4 harbors:
- a CDS encoding isoprenylcysteine carboxylmethyltransferase family protein — encoded protein: MGWSQLTVINTAKALTIVLLLALAAVIGVQDMRQVLYLSLHISYCLWWLLEQWLFPERARQLFNERVGVVSFGFALLFIGVLYSLPGLLAFLNPVPISQAAVALALVLFSFGSLINASADAQKTTAKAMGAGLVSDGIWRRVRHVNYLGDLLRYLSFAVVAGNIWAYLVPALVLLIYLQRIGQKEKQMAAKYPEFSVWQQRSSRLLPGIW
- a CDS encoding alpha/beta fold hydrolase, translated to MIATPKSLRLLACTPVTASRPLFVFLPGMDGSGALLQPQVAGLSTGFDIRCLSIPPDDLRGWEELTEHVAALIQMEQQRHPGRKTTVCGESFGGCLALRLITRFPKLCDQLILINPASSAQRQPWIGACSSLTQLLPEPIYQLSTFSLCNLLIASHRVSRPRRHQLLAAMQAVRPQSAAWRLALLSQFHLEDLPLDRVRQPVLILASEADRLLPSQREAKRLARFLPDTTIVQLPDSGHACLLETQLNLSAILKSQDLFSDLPASTLPIGAPAQAAAALW
- a CDS encoding lysophospholipid acyltransferase family protein, coding for MNQPIPLQLSRSLLDAAGVSVSLHNLERIPAKSKLLIVSNHRSLLDAPVLMKAIGRPVRFACHYYMSQVPLLQQAIALMGAFPLEADQRRQASFFRQSAGFLQANQVVGVFPEGADPMVKVNAPQQLSPFYRGFAHLALRVPVDGLAILPIAIASREEKRGKLAPLALFRRFDPSEALFQGDGWHSAILYRHVDVLFGHPLLIDESWKSRYRGSGGATTARELTQACWSQIAELLAR